The Rubrivirga sp. SAORIC476 genome contains a region encoding:
- the ispD gene encoding 2-C-methyl-D-erythritol 4-phosphate cytidylyltransferase gives MGVVLPAGGSGSRMAEAGAPPKQFRRLGGAPVLVQTLRAFHRHPAVNVAVVVVPVGEEAATRALLAEYGAEADVVTGGPSRQASVAHGVRALPPAVRTVLVHDAVRPFVSQAVIASVLQAVLAHGAAAAALPVADTLRQGGRGPLFGTTVPREGLWAMQTPQGARRDWLVRAAANAAGHLATDEVGLLQHAGHPVWIVEGDARNTKLTRPSDWKLAEALWPDWAASEE, from the coding sequence GTGGGCGTGGTGTTGCCCGCAGGCGGGTCCGGGTCTCGGATGGCGGAGGCAGGCGCGCCGCCGAAGCAGTTCCGCCGCCTCGGAGGCGCTCCGGTGCTGGTGCAGACACTGCGTGCGTTCCACCGGCACCCCGCAGTCAATGTCGCCGTGGTGGTGGTCCCGGTCGGGGAGGAGGCCGCCACCCGTGCGCTTCTGGCCGAGTACGGTGCCGAGGCAGACGTGGTGACGGGAGGGCCGAGCCGACAGGCGTCCGTGGCCCACGGGGTCCGCGCCCTGCCCCCAGCCGTGCGGACGGTGCTCGTGCACGATGCCGTTCGGCCGTTCGTCTCGCAGGCCGTTATTGCATCTGTCCTCCAGGCTGTCCTCGCGCATGGCGCGGCCGCGGCGGCGCTGCCGGTCGCCGACACCCTCCGCCAGGGAGGACGTGGACCCCTCTTCGGGACGACGGTGCCTCGGGAGGGGCTGTGGGCCATGCAGACCCCACAGGGAGCGCGCCGTGACTGGCTCGTACGGGCGGCGGCCAACGCGGCGGGGCACCTCGCCACGGACGAGGTCGGCCTGCTCCAGCATGCGGGGCACCCGGTCTGGATCGTGGAGGGGGACGCGCGCAACACGAAGCTGACCCGCCCCTCGGACTGGAAGCTGGCGGAGGCACTCTGGCCGGACTGGGCAGCGAGTGAGGAGTGA
- a CDS encoding CDP-alcohol phosphatidyltransferase family protein, whose translation MPSPSPTVLEEPAPVAPPPAPKRRVNDILLGRFERWALPRMAARLPDWMTPDGLTSIAIVGSFLSAVAYGLAGSNPVWLHVASLGLVIHWWGDSLDGTLARVRQIRREKYGFFVDHQADAISTVALCVGLGAGGLLKMEIALAVCVGVLMLMLLVNMVTIARDVFKISFGLLGPTELRLIAIGFNTLAWAAGPREWAAFGTTWTLFDALGVLSVVLLAVVYLVGLVRETRLIGRLDPTPEAGQDGIPYDPTGQERTD comes from the coding sequence GTGCCCTCCCCTTCCCCGACCGTTCTCGAAGAGCCCGCTCCGGTGGCCCCCCCTCCGGCGCCGAAGCGGCGCGTCAACGACATCCTGCTGGGTCGCTTCGAGCGCTGGGCGCTGCCGCGCATGGCCGCCCGGCTGCCGGACTGGATGACGCCGGACGGGCTGACGAGCATCGCCATCGTGGGGTCGTTCCTGTCAGCCGTCGCCTACGGTCTGGCTGGCTCGAACCCCGTCTGGCTCCATGTCGCGTCGCTGGGTCTCGTGATCCACTGGTGGGGTGACAGCCTCGACGGCACGCTGGCCCGCGTTCGCCAGATCCGTCGCGAGAAGTACGGCTTCTTCGTCGACCACCAGGCGGACGCCATCTCGACGGTCGCCCTGTGCGTGGGCCTCGGGGCCGGTGGGCTCCTGAAGATGGAGATCGCCCTGGCCGTCTGCGTGGGCGTGCTCATGCTGATGTTGCTCGTCAACATGGTGACGATCGCGCGGGACGTATTCAAAATCTCGTTCGGCCTCCTCGGGCCGACCGAGCTCCGGCTGATCGCCATCGGCTTCAACACGCTTGCGTGGGCCGCCGGTCCGCGCGAGTGGGCCGCCTTCGGCACCACCTGGACGCTCTTCGACGCACTCGGTGTTCTCAGCGTCGTCCTGCTGGCGGTCGTATACCTCGTCGGCCTCGTGCGTGAGACGCGCCTGATCGGCCGCCTCGACCCGACGCCCGAGGCAGGGCAGGACGGCATTCCCTACGACCCGACCGGGCAGGAGCGGACCGACTGA
- the ispF gene encoding 2-C-methyl-D-erythritol 2,4-cyclodiphosphate synthase has product MRIGHGYDVHRLVAGRPLILGGVTVPSEVGLDGHSDADVLTHAIIDALLGASALGDIGALFPDTDAEWKGADSIGLLRAVVQRVSEAGWGVGNVDATVVLQRPKLRSHIDAMRETLAAALGVGLGQVSVKATTGEGMGFVGTGEGAAAHAVCLLIQA; this is encoded by the coding sequence ATGCGCATCGGCCACGGTTACGACGTTCACCGCCTCGTCGCAGGGCGCCCGCTGATCCTGGGCGGCGTGACCGTGCCCTCCGAGGTCGGCCTCGACGGCCACTCCGATGCCGACGTGCTGACGCACGCCATCATCGACGCCCTCCTCGGGGCGTCGGCCCTCGGCGACATCGGAGCCCTCTTCCCGGATACCGACGCCGAGTGGAAGGGGGCCGACAGCATCGGCCTGCTTCGCGCGGTCGTGCAGCGAGTCTCCGAGGCGGGCTGGGGCGTCGGCAACGTGGACGCGACGGTCGTGCTGCAGCGGCCCAAGCTGCGGTCCCACATCGACGCCATGCGCGAGACGCTGGCTGCGGCGTTGGGCGTCGGCCTCGGGCAGGTATCGGTCAAGGCCACGACGGGGGAGGGGATGGGATTCGTCGGGACGGGCGAGGGCGCAGCGGCACACGCCGTGTGTCTCTTGATCCAGGCCTAA
- a CDS encoding cystathionine gamma-synthase, which translates to MSDSLSLGADAPGLADADFQFGTRAIHAGQQPDPTTGAIMTPVFQTSTYVQEAPDVHKGYDYARVGNPTRTALEENLASLEGAAHGIAFASGVAGIDAILRRLRPGDHVVSTSDLYGGTYRLMTQIHQPMGVEFTFVDLASPDALADAMTDATKLVWIETPTNPLLRIYDIEALSAVAHDGGASVAVDNTFASPYLQQPLALGADLVLHSTTKYIGGHSDVIGGAVLTSDEDWTEHLRFQIKSVGAAPAPQDCFLLLRSTKTLHLRMERHCANARAVAEYLRGHDAVARVLYPGFEDHPGHAIAAKQMHDFGGMVSLVLADDTLDTAVRFMQSTKLFSLAESLGGVESLVSHPASMTHGSIPAEVRRAAGLPDSLVRLSVGVEDEADLIADLDQALATVHDSAVSA; encoded by the coding sequence ATGTCCGACTCCCTCTCCCTCGGCGCCGACGCCCCCGGCTTGGCTGACGCCGACTTTCAGTTCGGCACCCGCGCCATCCACGCGGGCCAGCAGCCTGACCCGACCACCGGCGCCATCATGACGCCGGTCTTCCAGACCAGCACCTACGTCCAGGAGGCGCCGGACGTCCACAAGGGCTACGACTACGCCCGCGTCGGCAACCCGACCCGGACAGCTCTGGAGGAGAACCTCGCGTCGCTGGAAGGCGCTGCCCACGGCATCGCGTTCGCGTCCGGCGTCGCAGGCATCGATGCCATCCTGCGGCGGCTCCGCCCCGGCGACCACGTCGTCTCGACGAGCGACCTCTACGGCGGGACCTACCGCCTGATGACGCAGATCCACCAGCCGATGGGCGTGGAGTTCACGTTCGTCGACCTCGCCTCGCCCGACGCGCTCGCCGACGCGATGACAGACGCGACGAAGCTGGTCTGGATCGAGACGCCGACCAACCCGCTGCTCCGCATCTACGACATCGAGGCGCTGTCGGCGGTCGCCCACGACGGCGGTGCGAGCGTCGCCGTCGACAACACATTCGCGAGCCCGTACCTCCAGCAGCCGCTGGCCCTCGGCGCCGACCTCGTGCTGCACTCCACCACGAAGTACATCGGTGGCCACTCCGACGTGATCGGCGGCGCCGTGCTCACGTCCGACGAGGACTGGACCGAGCACCTTCGCTTCCAGATCAAGTCGGTCGGCGCGGCGCCCGCGCCCCAGGACTGCTTCCTGCTGCTCCGGTCCACCAAGACCCTGCACCTCCGCATGGAGCGCCACTGTGCCAACGCACGGGCGGTCGCCGAGTACCTCCGCGGTCACGACGCCGTCGCCCGTGTCCTGTACCCGGGCTTCGAGGATCACCCCGGCCACGCCATCGCAGCCAAGCAGATGCACGACTTCGGCGGCATGGTGTCGCTCGTCCTCGCCGACGATACCCTCGACACAGCCGTCCGCTTCATGCAGTCCACGAAGCTGTTCTCCCTGGCCGAGAGCCTCGGCGGCGTCGAGAGCCTCGTCTCCCACCCCGCATCGATGACGCACGGCTCGATCCCGGCGGAGGTGCGTCGCGCGGCGGGCCTGCCCGACAGCCTCGTGCGCCTCAGCGTCGGCGTGGAGGACGAGGCGGACCTGATCGCGGACCTGGACCAGGCCCTCGCGACGGTCCACGACTCGGCCGTCTCCGCGTAG
- the fahA gene encoding fumarylacetoacetase: MTPFLDLASDSGFGLANLPYGVFSTAGHPARVGVRLGDWVVDLDVLEQHGLIAAAGAGRGPVFSHASLNAFMALGADAWDAVRSRLQDLLRADGAPDLRDSATLREHAIVPLADVTMHLPAEIGDYTDFYSSRQHATNVGTMFRGPENALMPNWLHLPVGYHGRASSVVVSGTDVVRPSGQQRPDDDAPPVFGPSKLLDIELELGFFVGPGNDLGSPLPMAEAGRQIFGFVLVNDWSARDIQKWEYVPLGPFLGKNFATSVSPWVVPYAALEPFRIPGEAQDASAGNPEPLPYLRQPEPRSLDIDLTVALETAAMREAGADPHVVATSNAKNLYWSPEQQLVHHTVNGCNARPGDLMASGTISGEEPGSYGSFLELSWRGTRPLSLPDGDTRTFLRDGDRVLLSGEAVRGDLRIGFGEVTGTILPSDSTAGGLPLAS, from the coding sequence ATGACTCCCTTTCTCGACCTCGCTTCCGACTCCGGCTTCGGCCTCGCCAACTTGCCGTATGGCGTCTTCTCGACAGCCGGCCACCCTGCCCGCGTGGGCGTCCGCCTCGGCGACTGGGTGGTGGACCTCGATGTGCTGGAACAGCACGGTCTGATCGCCGCTGCCGGGGCCGGGCGCGGGCCCGTGTTCAGCCACGCGTCGCTGAACGCCTTCATGGCGCTCGGGGCTGACGCGTGGGATGCCGTCCGCTCCCGCCTGCAGGATCTGCTGCGCGCGGATGGAGCGCCGGATCTCAGGGACTCCGCGACACTGCGCGAGCACGCCATCGTCCCGCTCGCGGACGTGACGATGCACCTCCCGGCCGAGATCGGAGACTACACCGACTTCTACTCGTCGCGGCAGCACGCGACCAACGTCGGGACCATGTTTCGCGGGCCCGAGAACGCCCTCATGCCGAACTGGCTGCACCTGCCGGTGGGCTACCACGGCCGGGCGTCCTCGGTGGTCGTGAGCGGGACCGATGTCGTCCGTCCGAGCGGCCAGCAGCGGCCCGACGACGACGCGCCGCCGGTGTTCGGTCCGTCGAAGCTGCTCGACATCGAACTGGAACTCGGCTTCTTCGTCGGGCCTGGCAACGACCTCGGATCGCCCCTCCCGATGGCCGAGGCAGGCCGGCAGATCTTCGGCTTCGTGCTGGTCAACGACTGGAGCGCGCGCGACATCCAGAAGTGGGAGTACGTGCCGCTGGGGCCCTTCCTGGGCAAGAACTTCGCCACCTCGGTCTCGCCCTGGGTGGTCCCGTACGCCGCGTTGGAGCCGTTCCGGATTCCGGGGGAGGCGCAGGACGCGTCGGCGGGCAACCCCGAGCCGCTGCCGTACCTCCGCCAGCCCGAGCCGCGAAGCCTCGACATCGACCTGACGGTGGCGTTGGAGACGGCCGCGATGCGCGAGGCCGGCGCCGACCCGCACGTCGTGGCCACCTCGAACGCGAAGAACCTCTACTGGAGCCCCGAGCAGCAACTCGTCCACCACACCGTGAACGGCTGCAACGCGCGCCCCGGCGACCTGATGGCGTCGGGGACGATCAGTGGGGAGGAGCCCGGCAGCTACGGATCGTTCCTGGAACTCTCCTGGCGCGGCACCCGGCCCCTCAGCCTCCCGGACGGCGACACCCGGACGTTCCTGCGCGATGGAGATCGTGTTCTGCTCTCCGGCGAAGCCGTCCGAGGCGACCTTCGAATCGGGTTCGGAGAGGTCACGGGGACCATCCTTCCCTCTGACTCCACGGCTGGCGGCCTCCCTCTGGCTTCGTAA
- a CDS encoding DUF1573 domain-containing protein, with product MTRIPLLLFLAVLASLPSQAQARLVFEAPVHDFGAIAEADGPADHTFHFTNAGDAPLQLTEVHAACGCTTPDWTSEAVAPGATGEVRVVYDPDGRPGDFEKTVSVVAEGAEPSAVTLRITGVVRPALADIGERIGSLAFDHLEADGGEAPLGEPLQAAFQFANAGDRPVRIERVEAPEGVEVAAPPRPFFPDHLGGLFVSIADPAALAVDGAVSVEIVLHTTDADEPVKRVRMVGRVGPARTLPDSE from the coding sequence ATGACTCGCATTCCTCTTCTGCTGTTTCTCGCCGTCCTCGCCTCGCTCCCCAGCCAGGCGCAGGCGCGGCTCGTGTTCGAGGCGCCCGTCCACGACTTCGGCGCCATCGCCGAGGCCGACGGACCGGCGGACCACACGTTCCACTTCACGAACGCGGGCGACGCGCCGCTGCAACTGACGGAGGTCCACGCCGCCTGCGGTTGCACCACGCCGGATTGGACGAGCGAGGCCGTCGCGCCGGGCGCAACGGGTGAGGTACGCGTCGTGTACGACCCCGACGGCCGGCCGGGCGACTTCGAGAAGACGGTTTCCGTGGTGGCGGAGGGCGCCGAGCCGTCGGCGGTGACGCTCCGCATCACCGGCGTCGTCCGCCCTGCGCTGGCCGACATCGGGGAGCGCATCGGGTCGCTCGCGTTCGATCATCTGGAGGCGGATGGGGGAGAGGCGCCACTCGGCGAGCCGCTCCAGGCGGCATTCCAGTTCGCCAACGCGGGAGACCGGCCCGTGCGCATCGAGCGCGTCGAGGCGCCCGAGGGCGTGGAGGTGGCGGCGCCGCCGCGTCCGTTCTTTCCCGATCATCTCGGCGGCCTGTTCGTCTCCATCGCCGACCCCGCCGCGCTCGCCGTGGATGGCGCGGTCTCGGTCGAGATCGTCCTGCACACCACCGACGCAGACGAGCCCGTCAAGCGGGTCCGCATGGTCGGCCGCGTAGGACCCGCCCGGACGCTTCCGGACAGCGAGTAA
- a CDS encoding lipopolysaccharide assembly protein LapB, producing the protein MPSRIPTLLLALVFALLAGGADGCSSDPNVEGAKLDLRNGDYERALENIDEALATNPDNVEALQLRVEILRQQYENTPGAQPKAAFLAANFDDMVSTAERAASLAPDDPTNETVNLSLWVLAINAGNELIRDPQADVADAIGYFQRSTQLVPDSSQGYLGLGLANLRTGDAAQALAPLERGVEVAPDDPILAYYYGRALVLSDRPSDAVTFLEGAQSRFPEDEDVQTMLLNAYTLAGQTDQAIDRYAAVVDQQPTNPTYRYNYGALLLQAERYDEAVEQLTEATRLAPDNSDAFYNLGAAFQNRAAALNEQYIADPEADGADALIEQRNENLEMSVAPLMQARTLSAGTEDEAGVCDALFRVYTQLNRVDEAQAVSECAGISMN; encoded by the coding sequence ATGCCCTCACGCATCCCCACTCTCCTCCTCGCCCTCGTGTTCGCCCTCCTCGCGGGCGGAGCCGACGGCTGCTCCAGCGACCCCAACGTCGAAGGCGCCAAGCTCGACCTCCGCAACGGCGACTACGAGCGCGCGCTCGAGAACATCGACGAGGCCCTCGCCACCAACCCGGACAATGTCGAGGCGCTCCAGCTGCGCGTCGAGATCCTCCGCCAGCAGTACGAGAACACGCCGGGCGCCCAGCCCAAGGCAGCCTTCCTGGCGGCCAACTTCGACGACATGGTCTCGACCGCCGAGCGCGCTGCGTCACTCGCGCCGGATGACCCGACCAACGAGACGGTCAACCTGTCGCTCTGGGTGCTCGCCATCAACGCGGGCAACGAGCTGATCCGCGACCCGCAGGCGGATGTCGCCGATGCGATCGGCTACTTCCAGCGCTCCACGCAGCTCGTGCCGGACTCGTCGCAGGGGTACCTCGGCCTCGGCCTTGCCAACCTCCGCACCGGCGACGCCGCTCAGGCGCTCGCGCCGCTGGAGCGCGGCGTCGAGGTCGCTCCGGACGACCCGATCCTGGCCTACTACTACGGCCGCGCCCTCGTCCTCTCCGACCGTCCCTCGGACGCCGTCACGTTCCTCGAAGGCGCCCAGTCGCGCTTCCCCGAGGACGAGGACGTGCAGACGATGCTCTTGAACGCCTACACGCTCGCCGGTCAGACCGACCAGGCCATCGACCGCTACGCGGCCGTCGTCGACCAGCAGCCGACCAACCCGACGTACCGCTACAACTACGGCGCGCTCCTGCTCCAGGCCGAGCGCTACGACGAGGCCGTCGAGCAGCTCACCGAGGCGACCCGGCTCGCGCCTGACAACTCGGACGCGTTCTACAACCTCGGCGCGGCCTTCCAGAACCGCGCGGCGGCTCTCAACGAGCAGTACATCGCCGACCCGGAGGCCGACGGGGCGGACGCGCTCATCGAGCAGCGCAACGAGAACCTGGAGATGTCTGTCGCTCCGCTGATGCAGGCGCGCACGCTCTCCGCGGGCACCGAGGACGAGGCGGGCGTCTGCGACGCGCTCTTCCGCGTCTACACGCAGCTCAACCGCGTCGACGAGGCCCAGGCCGTCTCGGAGTGCGCCGGCATCTCGATGAACTAA
- a CDS encoding DUF547 domain-containing protein: MIRFPLVAVLVLLLSGAAASQASVEAPLTRVLAGVVQSDGRVDYARLASLHRADLDAALAAVASQDPAALRSDAQKTAFLVNAYNAHVLARVLASPRATNLERQDLFGAFFRQPVAVAGLRMTLDQLEHGVLRRQSRVNGAAVPAALGRLRPSRVDYRIHAALNCAAVSCPPLAGRAFRASSLDADLDARFRAFAGSARAARLDGRRLVLSSLFDWFADDFEAARPVGDVLLAAMPASRASSLRSRLAGKTAAQLRRDRTVTFAYDWTVNRAR, translated from the coding sequence ATGATCCGCTTCCCGCTCGTTGCCGTCCTCGTCCTCCTGCTCTCCGGGGCGGCCGCGTCCCAGGCGTCTGTCGAGGCGCCGCTGACGCGCGTCCTCGCAGGCGTCGTCCAGTCCGATGGGCGAGTGGACTACGCTCGCCTCGCGTCGCTCCATCGTGCCGACCTCGACGCGGCGCTGGCAGCCGTCGCCTCGCAGGACCCCGCCGCGCTCCGCTCGGACGCTCAGAAGACGGCGTTCCTGGTCAACGCCTACAACGCCCACGTGCTGGCGCGCGTCCTCGCCTCGCCGCGGGCGACGAACCTCGAACGGCAGGATCTCTTCGGGGCGTTCTTCCGGCAGCCGGTCGCGGTCGCAGGCTTGCGGATGACGCTCGACCAGTTGGAGCATGGCGTCCTGCGCCGGCAGTCGCGGGTGAATGGGGCCGCGGTCCCGGCCGCGCTGGGGCGCCTGCGGCCGAGCCGGGTCGACTACCGCATCCACGCCGCGCTGAACTGCGCCGCGGTCTCGTGCCCGCCGCTCGCTGGTCGCGCCTTTCGCGCCTCGTCGCTCGACGCCGACCTCGACGCCCGCTTCCGTGCGTTCGCCGGGTCGGCCCGCGCTGCTCGCCTTGACGGCCGCCGACTCGTGCTGTCGTCCCTGTTCGACTGGTTCGCAGACGACTTCGAGGCCGCTCGGCCCGTCGGGGATGTGCTGCTCGCCGCCATGCCCGCCTCGCGGGCGTCGTCGCTCCGGTCGCGGCTGGCGGGCAAGACGGCCGCCCAACTCCGGAGGGACCGGACGGTGACATTCGCCTACGACTGGACGGTCAACCGGGCGCGGTAG
- the queA gene encoding tRNA preQ1(34) S-adenosylmethionine ribosyltransferase-isomerase QueA: MQVAHHSFRQHALRLSDFGFEYPKGLVAAYPAEPRDSARLMVVDRASGTIEHRTVRDLPEYFGAGDVFVANDTMVFPARLRGIKENTGAKIEAFLLRELNSEHRLWDSIVDPARKVRVGNKLVFSDTLAAEVIDNTTSRGRTLRFMFDGSPEALYEAIDAIGETPIPPYLRRKAEPADRVRYQTLFARRRGAVAAPTAGLHFTPDLLQAMTDKGCEVANVTLHLGLGSFQPVEVEDLSKHRMDSEYFEVRPEAVERVNRAMADPDATVTACGTTVLRAMESTLSAAKTLKVGRGWTDKFIYPIHTFHIADRLLTNFHRPRSPRMMMVAAYMGYELLVEAYETAIREEYRLFSFGDAMLVL, translated from the coding sequence ATGCAGGTTGCTCACCACTCGTTTCGGCAACACGCCCTTCGCCTGTCCGACTTCGGATTCGAGTATCCCAAGGGACTCGTGGCGGCGTACCCCGCGGAACCGCGGGACAGCGCACGGCTGATGGTGGTGGACCGAGCCAGCGGCACCATCGAGCACCGGACGGTCCGCGACCTTCCCGAGTACTTCGGCGCCGGGGACGTGTTCGTGGCCAACGACACGATGGTGTTCCCGGCCCGGCTCCGCGGCATCAAGGAGAACACAGGCGCCAAGATCGAGGCGTTTCTGCTCCGGGAACTGAACTCCGAGCACCGCCTCTGGGACTCCATCGTGGACCCTGCGCGGAAGGTGCGTGTCGGCAACAAACTGGTCTTCAGCGACACGCTCGCCGCCGAGGTGATCGACAACACCACCAGCCGCGGGCGGACGCTCCGGTTCATGTTCGACGGCTCGCCGGAGGCTCTCTACGAGGCCATCGACGCGATCGGGGAGACGCCGATCCCGCCGTACCTGCGCCGCAAAGCCGAGCCCGCCGACCGGGTCCGCTACCAGACGCTGTTCGCGCGCCGCCGCGGGGCCGTGGCTGCCCCGACCGCCGGGCTCCACTTCACGCCCGACCTGCTTCAGGCGATGACGGACAAGGGGTGTGAGGTCGCCAACGTGACGCTCCACCTCGGGCTGGGCTCGTTCCAGCCGGTCGAGGTCGAGGACCTCTCGAAGCACCGGATGGACTCGGAGTACTTCGAGGTCCGCCCGGAGGCCGTCGAGCGCGTCAACCGTGCCATGGCCGACCCGGATGCCACGGTGACCGCGTGCGGGACGACGGTGCTGCGCGCCATGGAGTCCACGCTGTCCGCCGCGAAGACGCTCAAGGTGGGGCGGGGCTGGACGGACAAGTTCATCTACCCGATCCACACGTTCCACATCGCCGACCGGCTGCTGACCAACTTCCACCGGCCGCGCTCGCCGCGCATGATGATGGTGGCGGCCTACATGGGCTACGAGTTGCTGGTGGAGGCATACGAGACCGCGATCCGCGAGGAGTACCGCCTCTTTTCGTTCGGCGACGCGATGCTGGTGTTGTAG
- a CDS encoding MOSC domain-containing protein, with protein sequence MPTVLQVNTSPGGVPKLAVAEAHVGREGLSGDSVNHPKVHGGPERAVCLFSLELIQALQAEGHPIFPGAIGENLTVSGLDWPALEVGDVLDVGEARLQLTQRVEPCNTIAAFFADRAFKRIKPDRAPDETRWYARVLTEGIVRPGDAVSVVESGVDSSV encoded by the coding sequence ATGCCCACTGTCCTCCAGGTCAACACGTCTCCCGGTGGGGTCCCGAAGCTCGCCGTAGCCGAAGCTCATGTCGGCCGCGAGGGGCTGAGCGGCGACAGCGTCAACCACCCGAAGGTGCATGGAGGCCCCGAGCGGGCCGTCTGCCTGTTCTCGCTGGAACTGATCCAGGCGCTTCAAGCGGAGGGGCACCCGATCTTCCCGGGCGCCATCGGCGAGAACCTGACCGTATCGGGGCTCGACTGGCCGGCACTGGAGGTCGGCGATGTGCTGGACGTGGGAGAGGCGCGGCTCCAGTTGACCCAGCGCGTCGAGCCCTGCAATACCATCGCGGCGTTCTTCGCAGACCGGGCGTTCAAGCGCATCAAGCCGGACCGAGCGCCCGACGAGACCCGCTGGTACGCTCGCGTGCTGACCGAAGGCATCGTCCGTCCGGGGGATGCGGTCTCCGTCGTGGAGAGCGGCGTGGACTCATCCGTTTGA